The proteins below are encoded in one region of Anoplopoma fimbria isolate UVic2021 breed Golden Eagle Sablefish chromosome 19, Afim_UVic_2022, whole genome shotgun sequence:
- the LOC129108813 gene encoding C-C motif chemokine 4 homolog has translation MRTLTFTVGLLLLLTVYYCAAMPQAVNQPGTCCFQFFTGRVPRKQIISVTETHHSCHEKGFVVATAKGKEICVSHNLDWAQKAFEEQKVNKG, from the exons atgaggacTCTAACCTTCACAGTAGgactcctgctgctgctcactgtTTACTACTGCGCTGCCATGC CTCAAGCAGTGAACCAACCTGGAACGTGCTGCTTTCAATTCTTCACAGGGAGGGTGCCGCGCAAGCAAATCATCTCTGTCACTGAGACCCACCACAGCTGTCATGAAAAGggatttgt ggtCGCCACTGCCAAAGGGAAGGAGATCTGCGTGAGCCATAATCTGGACTGGGCTCAGAAGGCTTTTGAGgaacaaaaagtaaacaaggGCTAA